The following proteins are encoded in a genomic region of Corylus avellana chromosome ca4, CavTom2PMs-1.0:
- the LOC132179437 gene encoding uncharacterized protein LOC132179437: MSRGPTSQATPTTPQSRPPCQICGKTSHMALDCFHRMDYAYQGRHPPAQLAAMAAHATTHPDDDSPWFADSAANLHLTPALEKLKLTEPYDGSDSIAVGNGSGQKHGHNPAGSSE, encoded by the exons ATGTCACGTGGTCCCACATCACAAGCCACCCCTACCACTCCACAATCTCGTCCACCTTGCCAAATCTGTGGTAAAACGAGTCACATGGCACTGGATTGTTTCCATCGCATGGATTATGCCTACCAAGGTCGTCATCCTCCAGCACAACTAGCTGCAATGGCTGCCCATGCTACTACCCATCCTGATGATGACTCTCCATGGTTTGCTGACAGTGCAGCTAATCTTCACCTTACGCCGGCGCTTGAGAAGCTTAAACTCACTGAACCCTATGACGGGTCTGACTCTATTGCTGTGGGTAACGGCTCAG GACAAAAACACGGGCATAACCCTGCTGGAAGTTCGGAGTGA
- the LOC132177964 gene encoding uncharacterized protein LOC132177964: MGKGKMQRRKGLAFRVESIPTSLVDGTFHVPMLNDNNFSDWKENLFFTLGCLELDLTLRVDEPPALTEESTLQEITKDERWEQSNRLSLMFMKSHVSKGIRGSIPECTKAKAFIKAVEEQFVSSDKALASTLMKKLSSKSFHNSRSVREHIMEMRDMAAQLKSLEIDISESFLVHFILNSLPSEYVPFKISYNT; this comes from the exons ATGGGGAAGGGGAAGATGCAGCGGCGCAAGGGGCTAGCTTTCCGGGTTGAGT CTATTCCTACTTCTTTAGTGGATGGAACTTTTCATGTTCCAATGCTTAATGATAACAATTTTTCTGactggaaagaaaatttatttttcacattgggGTGTTTAGAGCTTGACTTGACGCTCCGTGTGGACGAACCACCCGCCCTCACGGAGGAAAGTACGCTACAAGAGATTACTAAAGATGAACGGTGGGAGCAATCAAATCGCTTAAGTCTaatgttcatgaaatctcatgtcTCTAAGGGCATTAGGGGTTCCATCCCTGAATGCACTAAGGCTAAGGCATTCATTAAGGCAGTTGAGGAACAATTTGTGAGTTCCGACAAGGCTTTAGCCAGCACCCTAATGAAGAAGTTGTCAAGCAAGTCCTTTCATAATTCCAGAAGTGTGcgtgagcacattatggaaatgagggACATGGCAGCTCAACTCAAGTCCTTAGAGATTGACATATCTGAGTCATTCTTGGTGCATTTCATTTTGAACTCTCTTCCTTCTGAGTATGTTCCTTTTAAAATATCATACAACACATAA